One segment of Niveibacterium microcysteis DNA contains the following:
- the rarD gene encoding EamA family transporter RarD has product MSGKAARTGLACALGAFSVWGLSPLYFHAVGSIPAGEIVAHRVVWSVLLLAAWIGWRQGYGTLRSVFGQPRLIALLALTASLTSLNWLVFVWSVGAGRLVESSLGYFINPLVNVLFGRLFLGERLRPLQRIAVAIATAGVALKVWQTGQLPWIALFLAGTFGTYGLLRKRAPIDAQNGLFIETLLVAPIAIGYLGWLAAQGDLHLGATSAVTALLPFAGVMTTIPLALFAEAARRLPLSTVGLVQYLSPTLNFLIAVWVFGEAFRGGDLAAFGLIWAALALYSADALRAGKPATH; this is encoded by the coding sequence GTGAGCGGCAAGGCCGCGCGCACCGGGCTCGCCTGCGCGCTCGGTGCTTTCAGCGTCTGGGGCCTGTCGCCGCTTTATTTCCACGCCGTCGGTTCGATTCCCGCGGGCGAGATCGTCGCGCACCGCGTGGTGTGGTCCGTGCTGCTGCTGGCCGCATGGATCGGCTGGCGACAGGGTTACGGCACGCTGCGCAGCGTGTTCGGCCAGCCGCGCCTGATCGCACTGCTCGCCCTCACCGCAAGCCTGACGAGCCTGAACTGGCTGGTCTTCGTATGGTCGGTCGGGGCCGGCCGGCTGGTCGAGTCCAGTCTTGGCTACTTCATCAACCCGCTGGTCAATGTGCTGTTCGGCCGGCTCTTCCTCGGCGAGCGGCTGCGCCCGCTGCAGCGCATCGCCGTAGCCATCGCCACAGCCGGCGTTGCGCTTAAAGTCTGGCAGACCGGCCAGCTGCCGTGGATCGCACTGTTCCTCGCCGGCACCTTCGGCACATACGGGCTGCTGCGCAAGCGAGCACCGATTGATGCGCAGAACGGCCTTTTCATCGAAACCCTGCTCGTCGCGCCAATCGCGATCGGCTACCTCGGCTGGCTGGCAGCCCAGGGCGATCTGCATTTGGGCGCGACGTCTGCCGTCACCGCGCTGCTTCCGTTCGCCGGCGTCATGACCACAATTCCGCTCGCGCTCTTTGCCGAAGCGGCACGCCGCTTGCCGCTATCGACGGTAGGCCTGGTGCAATACCTGTCGCCCACGCTGAACTTCCTGATCGCAGTCTGGGTCTTCGGCGAAGCCTTCCGGGGCGGCGATCTCGCGGCATTCGGGCTGATCTGGGCCGCGCTGGCGCTGTACTCGGCCGACGCGCTGCGCGCCGGCAAGCCCGCCACACACTGA
- a CDS encoding ribonuclease catalytic domain-containing protein has product MHVLFEEDGAFKPATILTQTDTSLQVETPHGKRVKLKTANVLMRFDRPAAGDLMAAAEREAEGLETEFLYEVCGDDEFAFTDLAQDYFGHVPNAVESVALLLKLQASPIHFHRKGKGRFRKAPPEILQAALAGLEKKRLQQETVERYASELEAGRLPPEVAAIVTQLLVKPDRNRLETKGVELACERSGRTLPQLLLACAAFPNAHAYHRARFLSEHFPDGIEFPPHEVPAPVHALSRADVRAFSIDDATTTEIDDAFSITPRAAGGWHIGIHIAAPGIGIPQGAPLDAVARKRLSTVYMPGDKITMLPDDAVSAYTLSEGRDCPAVSLYVDVNADYSIAGHSSRVEIVPVIANLRHHDIEPWFNETTLAAELPNAPWRDELKLLWEFATVLEAGRGKPSANQNAFDFNFYVDWDVETADGPGLVDIQRRKRGSPLDKLVAELMILANSTWGRVLADAGIPAIYRAQTGGRVRMTTAAAPHDGLGVDCYAWSSSPLRRYVDLVNQRQLIALLSNEPAPFGKGSAELAAAMNDFELAYAAYADYQRQMERYWCLRWLRQKGPDYQPEGHVWRENLVRFNDIPLVVKVPSLPNLDAGTHIRLAIERYDDLAPDLVARYVETLAPDADVLTTDEEDGL; this is encoded by the coding sequence ATGCACGTGCTGTTCGAAGAGGATGGGGCCTTCAAGCCCGCCACGATCCTCACCCAAACCGATACCTCGCTTCAGGTGGAAACACCGCATGGCAAGCGGGTGAAGCTCAAGACCGCCAACGTGCTGATGCGTTTCGACCGGCCGGCGGCGGGCGACCTGATGGCCGCCGCGGAACGCGAAGCCGAAGGGCTGGAAACCGAATTCCTGTACGAAGTGTGTGGCGACGACGAATTCGCCTTCACCGATCTGGCGCAGGATTACTTCGGCCATGTGCCGAATGCGGTGGAGTCGGTCGCGCTGCTGCTCAAACTCCAGGCCTCACCGATCCACTTCCACCGCAAGGGCAAGGGCCGCTTCCGCAAGGCGCCGCCTGAGATTCTTCAAGCCGCGCTGGCCGGGCTTGAGAAGAAGCGCCTGCAGCAGGAAACCGTGGAACGCTACGCTAGCGAACTCGAAGCGGGTCGTTTGCCGCCGGAAGTCGCCGCGATCGTCACGCAACTGCTGGTCAAACCGGATCGCAACCGGCTCGAGACCAAGGGCGTGGAACTCGCCTGCGAACGCAGCGGCCGCACCCTGCCGCAACTGCTGCTCGCCTGCGCCGCCTTCCCGAACGCCCACGCCTACCACCGCGCACGCTTCCTGTCGGAGCACTTCCCCGACGGCATCGAGTTTCCGCCGCACGAAGTGCCTGCGCCGGTGCACGCGCTGTCGCGCGCCGACGTGCGCGCCTTCTCGATCGACGACGCCACCACCACCGAAATCGACGATGCGTTCTCGATCACGCCGCGCGCCGCTGGTGGCTGGCATATCGGCATCCATATCGCCGCACCGGGCATCGGCATCCCGCAGGGTGCGCCGCTCGACGCCGTGGCGCGCAAGCGTCTCTCCACGGTGTACATGCCGGGCGACAAGATCACGATGCTGCCGGACGACGCGGTGTCGGCCTACACCCTCTCCGAGGGACGTGATTGCCCGGCCGTGTCGCTGTATGTGGACGTCAATGCCGACTACTCGATCGCGGGCCATTCGAGCCGGGTCGAGATCGTGCCGGTCATCGCCAACCTGCGTCATCACGACATCGAACCCTGGTTCAACGAGACCACACTCGCCGCCGAACTGCCGAACGCACCGTGGCGCGATGAACTGAAACTGCTGTGGGAGTTCGCCACCGTGCTTGAAGCCGGCCGCGGCAAGCCTTCGGCGAACCAGAACGCCTTCGACTTCAATTTCTACGTCGACTGGGATGTGGAAACGGCTGACGGCCCCGGCCTCGTCGATATCCAGCGCCGCAAGCGCGGCTCCCCGCTCGACAAGCTGGTTGCCGAGCTGATGATCCTTGCCAACAGCACCTGGGGCCGCGTGCTGGCCGATGCCGGCATCCCTGCGATCTACCGTGCACAGACCGGCGGCCGCGTGCGCATGACCACCGCCGCCGCGCCACACGATGGCCTGGGCGTCGATTGCTATGCGTGGTCGAGCTCACCGCTGCGTCGCTACGTCGATCTAGTCAACCAGCGCCAGCTGATCGCACTGCTATCGAACGAGCCCGCCCCCTTCGGCAAAGGCTCGGCCGAACTCGCCGCCGCGATGAACGACTTTGAACTCGCGTACGCGGCCTATGCGGACTACCAGCGCCAGATGGAACGCTACTGGTGCCTGCGCTGGCTGCGTCAGAAAGGCCCGGATTACCAGCCGGAAGGGCATGTCTGGCGTGAGAACCTCGTGCGCTTCAACGACATCCCGCTGGTCGTCAAGGTGCCGTCGCTGCCCAACCTCGATGCCGGCACGCATATCCGCCTCGCGATCGAACGTTACGACGACCTCGCGCCCGACCTCGTGGCCCGCTATGTGGAGACGCTCGCGCCTGATGCCGATGTCCTGACGACGGACGAGGAAGACGGCCTGTAA
- a CDS encoding energy transducer TonB: protein MPNAQTPRKPTTAAPAARTSGARAPSGAAAEAAKPAPAAAAKATPAKPATAKRRRLRLPPATRRIGSENIFWGAVAVSIVLHAVLLALQFSMPDNKANRQRDKGLDIVLVNAKHARAPKDAQALAQANLDGGGNSKTKALPTTPLPPQDQTRDGESLMDAQRRIEQLEAQQRELLKQSKSLKQSQIDLAKPQQNPEPPKVAGFELVEHARAIARQEAVIDKNLQEYAQRPRKAFVGARTTEYRFAQYVEDWRQKIERVGTLNFPRDRNGKIYGSLLIAVEIKSDGSIASAEVRRSSGNQVLDDAAMRILQLASPFAPFPANIRKDVDVLVIARTWNFSKEGDALDARR, encoded by the coding sequence ATGCCCAACGCCCAGACTCCACGCAAACCCACGACGGCCGCCCCCGCTGCCCGCACAAGCGGTGCACGGGCGCCATCGGGCGCCGCCGCCGAGGCCGCTAAGCCCGCCCCGGCTGCCGCAGCGAAGGCCACTCCGGCCAAGCCGGCTACCGCCAAGCGCCGCCGCCTGCGCCTGCCGCCAGCGACGCGCCGCATCGGCAGCGAGAACATCTTCTGGGGCGCGGTGGCCGTGTCGATCGTGCTGCATGCGGTGCTGCTTGCCCTGCAGTTCTCGATGCCGGACAACAAGGCCAATCGCCAACGCGACAAGGGCCTCGACATCGTGCTGGTCAACGCCAAGCACGCCCGCGCACCGAAAGACGCCCAGGCGCTGGCGCAAGCCAACCTGGATGGGGGCGGCAACAGCAAGACCAAGGCGCTGCCGACCACGCCGCTGCCGCCACAGGACCAGACACGCGACGGCGAGTCGCTGATGGATGCGCAGCGACGCATCGAGCAGCTCGAAGCACAGCAGCGCGAGCTGCTCAAACAGAGCAAGAGCCTCAAGCAGTCGCAGATCGATCTCGCGAAACCGCAGCAGAATCCCGAGCCCCCGAAAGTGGCTGGCTTCGAGCTGGTGGAGCACGCACGCGCGATCGCCCGCCAGGAAGCGGTGATCGACAAGAACCTGCAGGAATACGCGCAGCGGCCGCGCAAGGCCTTTGTCGGCGCACGCACCACCGAATACCGCTTCGCGCAGTACGTCGAAGACTGGCGCCAGAAGATCGAGCGTGTCGGCACGCTGAACTTCCCGCGCGACCGCAACGGCAAGATCTACGGCAGCCTGCTGATCGCCGTCGAGATCAAGTCCGACGGCTCGATCGCCAGCGCCGAGGTGCGCCGCTCGTCCGGCAATCAGGTGCTGGATGACGCCGCGATGCGAATCCTGCAGCTTGCCTCGCCGTTTGCCCCGTTCCCGGCGAACATCCGCAAGGATGTCGACGTGCTGGTGATCGCACGTACCTGGAACTTCTCGAAGGAAGGCGACGCGCTGGATGCACGGCGCTGA
- the aroE gene encoding shikimate dehydrogenase, producing MDRYAVFGNPIAHSKSPVIHARFAEQTGQALRYEARLAPLGGFAEAVAAFRAEGGRGANVTVPFKLDAFALADRRSARAEAAGAANTLLFDERGILADNTDGVGLVRDLAQLGCVLDGARVLLLGAGGAARGALLPLLAEAPSSLTIANRTPEKALALAQQFQPEGRACALAGCGFDGLAGGTFDVVINATSSSLSDDVPPLPQGIYAPGALAYDMMYGRDETSFIAAARALGAARVSDGLGMLVEQAAESFFLWRGVRPDTLPVRAALREAIAQS from the coding sequence ATGGACCGCTACGCCGTCTTCGGCAACCCGATTGCCCACAGCAAGTCGCCCGTCATTCATGCCCGCTTCGCCGAGCAGACCGGGCAGGCCTTGCGCTACGAGGCGCGCCTCGCGCCACTGGGCGGCTTTGCCGAGGCGGTTGCCGCCTTCCGTGCGGAAGGTGGCCGCGGCGCCAACGTGACCGTGCCCTTCAAGCTCGATGCGTTCGCACTGGCCGACCGTCGTTCGGCGCGTGCCGAAGCCGCCGGGGCCGCCAACACCCTGCTGTTCGACGAGCGCGGCATTCTTGCCGACAACACCGACGGCGTCGGCCTGGTGCGCGACCTCGCGCAGCTCGGCTGCGTACTCGACGGCGCACGCGTACTGCTGTTGGGCGCAGGCGGTGCGGCGCGCGGCGCGTTGTTGCCCTTGCTGGCCGAAGCGCCGTCTTCGCTGACCATCGCCAATCGCACGCCGGAAAAGGCGCTCGCGCTGGCGCAGCAGTTCCAGCCCGAAGGCCGCGCCTGTGCGCTTGCGGGTTGTGGTTTCGACGGCCTTGCCGGCGGCACGTTCGATGTAGTGATCAACGCCACATCGTCGTCGCTATCCGACGATGTGCCCCCTCTGCCGCAAGGCATCTACGCACCTGGTGCGCTGGCGTACGACATGATGTACGGCCGCGATGAGACGAGCTTCATCGCCGCGGCCCGCGCGCTCGGTGCGGCCCGCGTGTCGGACGGGCTCGGAATGCTCGTCGAACAAGCGGCTGAAAGTTTCTTCCTGTGGCGCGGCGTGCGCCCCGACACCCTGCCTGTACGCGCAGCGCTGCGCGAGGCGATTGCCCAATCCTGA
- the mtgA gene encoding monofunctional biosynthetic peptidoglycan transglycosylase, which produces MMLKWFKRALLALLLLFLAYQLWVFGLVLWWKWNPPQQTSFMSLRLAELREKTPDAQLKYQWVPYERISPNLKRAVIAAEDDGFVDHEGFDWDAIEKALEKNEKLAKRGKPIRGGSTISQQLAKNLFLTPTRSYVRKAEEALITVMIEHLWDKRRILEVYLNVVEWGNGVFGAEAAARRYFNIPAAQLGAGQAARLAVMLPNPRKYEKSFGPRLAAHAASVERRMRFSEVP; this is translated from the coding sequence ATGATGCTGAAGTGGTTCAAGCGTGCACTGCTCGCGCTGCTGCTGTTGTTTCTTGCGTACCAACTGTGGGTGTTCGGACTCGTGCTGTGGTGGAAATGGAACCCGCCGCAGCAGACGAGCTTCATGTCGCTGCGCCTCGCCGAACTGCGCGAGAAGACGCCTGATGCGCAACTCAAGTATCAATGGGTGCCGTACGAGCGCATTTCCCCCAACCTCAAGCGCGCCGTGATCGCGGCAGAGGACGACGGCTTCGTCGACCACGAGGGCTTCGATTGGGATGCGATCGAGAAAGCGCTGGAGAAGAACGAAAAGCTGGCCAAGCGCGGCAAGCCGATCCGTGGCGGCTCGACGATCAGCCAGCAACTGGCGAAGAACCTGTTCCTGACCCCTACGCGCAGCTATGTACGCAAGGCCGAGGAAGCGCTGATCACCGTGATGATCGAACACCTTTGGGACAAGCGCCGCATCCTGGAGGTGTATCTGAACGTCGTCGAATGGGGCAACGGCGTCTTCGGTGCCGAGGCGGCTGCACGGCGCTACTTCAATATTCCGGCTGCGCAACTGGGCGCCGGGCAGGCGGCGCGCCTCGCCGTGATGCTGCCGAACCCGCGCAAGTACGAAAAGAGCTTCGGCCCACGCCTGGCAGCCCACGCCGCAAGCGTCGAGCGGCGGATGCGCTTCTCCGAAGTGCCCTGA
- a CDS encoding GNAT family N-acetyltransferase has protein sequence MTQISTRLATANDVDALAVLFDAYRQFYQQAADLPLAAAFIRERLVRHQSFVFVAESAAGEMLGFCQLYPSFCSLVAAPIVILNDLFVLPAARKAGAGAALLQAAEAFARAQRFARMELTTAKTNLIAQSLYASQGWQRDEVYYAYNKVL, from the coding sequence ATGACCCAGATTTCCACGCGGCTTGCGACGGCCAATGATGTTGACGCGCTGGCCGTGCTGTTCGATGCCTATCGTCAGTTCTACCAGCAGGCGGCCGACCTGCCGCTTGCTGCGGCATTCATCCGGGAACGGCTGGTGCGGCATCAGTCCTTCGTCTTCGTCGCGGAGTCCGCTGCCGGCGAGATGCTGGGCTTCTGCCAGCTCTACCCGAGCTTCTGTTCCCTGGTCGCCGCGCCGATCGTGATTCTCAACGATCTGTTCGTGCTGCCTGCAGCGCGCAAGGCGGGTGCCGGGGCAGCGCTGCTGCAGGCCGCCGAGGCGTTCGCCCGCGCCCAGCGCTTCGCACGCATGGAACTCACGACGGCAAAGACCAACCTCATTGCGCAATCGCTTTACGCATCACAAGGCTGGCAGCGCGATGAGGTCTACTACGCCTACAACAAGGTGTTGTAG
- a CDS encoding Lrp/AsnC family transcriptional regulator: MDKTIVENLDATDRRILVALQDNARLTTAELGERVYLSQSPCWRRVRRLEDDGYIQAYRAVLDAKKLGYGVTAFVSIMLESHAQPLSRDFEARIAEIPEVIACHNVSGRYDFLLEVVARDLEGFGVFARDVLRALPGVKEIYSSFSLKEIKSTRALPIAG; the protein is encoded by the coding sequence GTGGATAAAACAATCGTCGAAAATCTGGACGCTACGGACCGGCGGATTCTGGTCGCGCTGCAGGACAACGCCCGCCTCACTACTGCCGAACTTGGCGAGCGCGTGTACCTCAGCCAATCCCCCTGTTGGCGACGAGTGAGGCGTCTGGAAGACGACGGTTACATTCAGGCCTATCGTGCAGTGCTGGATGCGAAGAAGCTCGGCTACGGCGTCACCGCGTTCGTCAGCATCATGCTTGAGAGCCATGCCCAGCCCTTGAGCCGCGATTTCGAGGCGCGCATCGCCGAGATCCCGGAAGTCATCGCCTGTCACAATGTATCGGGCCGCTACGATTTTCTGCTTGAAGTGGTGGCTCGCGATCTGGAAGGTTTCGGCGTGTTCGCGCGCGACGTGTTGCGCGCGCTGCCCGGCGTGAAGGAGATCTATTCGAGCTTCTCGCTCAAGGAGATCAAATCCACACGGGCCTTGCCGATTGCCGGATGA
- a CDS encoding methionine gamma-lyase codes for MTQDNRARGFATRAIHHGYDPMSHQGALVPPVYHSSTFAFPSVEHGAACFAGEAQGYIYTRISNPTLALLEARIAALEGGEAGAAFASGMGAITSTLWTLLSPGEEILVDTTLYGCTFSFLHHGLAKFGVSVRHCDMTSTVAVQRALTAQTKVVYFETPANPNMRLVDIRQVAMLARANGAITVVDNTYCTPYLQRPLELGADIVVHSATKYLSGHGDVTAGLVVCDAATAERIRLVGLKDMTGAVLSPLDANLVLRGIKTLALRMERHCDNAKAIVRLLAHHPLVERVHYPDLPDNPQRMLALRQMKRAGGMIAFELKGGIETGRRFMNALQLVTRAVSLGDPETLAQHPASMTHSTYTPEERAAHGIPEGLVRVSAGLEDAEDLLADIEQALAVAAVGVPGESAAA; via the coding sequence ATGACTCAAGACAACCGGGCGCGCGGCTTTGCCACGCGCGCAATCCACCACGGCTACGATCCGATGAGCCATCAGGGCGCACTGGTGCCGCCGGTGTATCACAGCAGCACATTCGCTTTCCCGAGCGTCGAACACGGTGCCGCCTGCTTTGCTGGCGAAGCGCAGGGCTACATCTACACCCGCATCTCAAACCCGACCCTGGCGCTGCTCGAAGCACGCATTGCGGCGCTGGAAGGCGGCGAGGCGGGCGCGGCCTTCGCATCCGGCATGGGGGCGATCACCTCCACGCTGTGGACCCTGCTCTCACCGGGTGAAGAAATCCTGGTCGACACCACGCTATACGGCTGCACCTTCTCGTTCCTGCATCATGGGCTGGCGAAGTTTGGCGTGAGCGTTCGCCACTGCGACATGACCAGCACCGTCGCGGTGCAGCGCGCGCTGACGGCGCAGACCAAGGTGGTCTATTTCGAAACGCCTGCCAACCCGAACATGCGCCTGGTGGACATCCGCCAGGTTGCGATGCTCGCACGGGCAAACGGCGCGATCACGGTGGTCGACAACACCTACTGCACGCCCTACCTGCAACGGCCGCTGGAACTGGGCGCAGACATCGTGGTGCATTCGGCCACCAAGTATCTGAGCGGCCATGGCGACGTGACCGCCGGGCTGGTGGTGTGCGATGCCGCCACTGCAGAGCGGATCCGGCTCGTCGGGCTGAAGGACATGACCGGCGCCGTGCTGTCGCCGCTCGACGCCAACCTGGTGCTGCGCGGCATCAAGACCCTGGCGCTGCGCATGGAGCGCCACTGCGATAACGCCAAGGCGATCGTGCGCCTGCTTGCGCACCACCCGCTGGTCGAGCGGGTGCATTACCCGGACCTGCCGGACAACCCGCAACGCATGCTGGCGCTACGCCAGATGAAGCGCGCCGGCGGCATGATCGCGTTCGAACTCAAGGGCGGCATCGAAACCGGGCGCCGCTTCATGAACGCGCTGCAACTTGTGACGCGCGCCGTGAGCCTCGGCGATCCGGAGACGCTGGCACAGCACCCGGCCAGCATGACGCATTCGACTTACACGCCGGAGGAGCGCGCGGCGCACGGCATCCCGGAAGGTCTGGTGCGTGTGTCGGCCGGCCTTGAGGATGCGGAAGACCTGCTCGCCGATATCGAACAGGCCCTTGCCGTCGCCGCGGTCGGCGTGCCAGGCGAGAGCGCGGCCGCGTAA
- a CDS encoding ammonium transporter: MKKMLAILLTALSVGIAAPAWSSDQSNEATGAVATTEAAKPAAEAPAADAKPADAAPAATAEAPAAAPAAAEAAPAAAAPAATPAPNKGDTSWMIVATLLVTLMTIPGLALFYGGLVRSKNMLSILMQVFVIFALCVVLWTVFGYSLAFTEGNAFIGGFDKLFLKGITPDSGAATFSKGVYIPELIYVMFQATFAAITPALIVGAFAERMKFSAVLLFIVLWFTFSYLPIAHMVWYWAGPDAYTDAAAADKAAATAGFLFQKGALDFAGGTVVHINAAMAGLVGAFMVGKRIGYGREAMAPHSLTMTMIGASLLWVGWFGFNAGSNLEANGAAALAFANTMVATAMAALAWLFAEWLIKGKPSMLGAASGAVAGLVAITPACGFVGIMGALIIGLAAGLICLWGVNGLKKLLGADDALDVFGVHGVGGILGAILTGVFADPALGGAGVIDYVANKVGDYSISAQVTSQLWAVGTTVIWSGVVSLVAYKLVDLFIGLRVAEDEEREGLDIASHGESAYHN; this comes from the coding sequence ATGAAGAAGATGCTCGCGATCCTGCTGACGGCGCTGTCCGTCGGTATCGCAGCCCCGGCCTGGTCCTCGGATCAGAGCAATGAGGCGACCGGCGCGGTTGCCACCACCGAAGCGGCCAAGCCGGCTGCGGAAGCCCCCGCTGCTGACGCCAAGCCGGCCGACGCTGCGCCGGCCGCCACCGCCGAAGCGCCTGCTGCTGCGCCCGCCGCTGCGGAAGCTGCACCGGCTGCTGCCGCGCCGGCCGCAACCCCCGCCCCGAACAAGGGTGATACCTCCTGGATGATCGTTGCCACGCTGCTCGTGACGCTGATGACGATTCCGGGCCTCGCGCTGTTCTACGGCGGCCTCGTGCGCTCGAAGAACATGCTGTCGATCCTGATGCAGGTGTTCGTGATCTTCGCGCTCTGCGTCGTGCTGTGGACGGTGTTCGGCTACTCGCTCGCCTTTACTGAGGGCAACGCGTTCATCGGCGGCTTCGACAAACTGTTCCTGAAGGGCATCACCCCGGATTCGGGCGCAGCCACCTTCTCGAAGGGTGTCTATATCCCCGAACTGATCTACGTGATGTTCCAGGCGACCTTCGCTGCAATCACGCCGGCCCTGATCGTCGGCGCCTTTGCTGAGCGCATGAAGTTCTCCGCGGTGCTGCTGTTCATCGTGCTGTGGTTCACCTTCTCGTACCTGCCGATCGCTCACATGGTCTGGTACTGGGCGGGCCCGGATGCCTACACCGACGCTGCTGCTGCCGACAAGGCCGCCGCGACCGCTGGCTTCCTGTTCCAGAAGGGCGCGCTCGACTTCGCTGGTGGCACGGTGGTGCACATCAACGCTGCGATGGCCGGCCTGGTCGGTGCCTTCATGGTTGGCAAGCGTATCGGTTACGGCCGTGAAGCAATGGCGCCGCACAGCCTGACGATGACGATGATCGGTGCTTCGCTGCTGTGGGTGGGCTGGTTCGGTTTCAACGCCGGTTCCAACCTGGAAGCCAACGGTGCTGCCGCGCTGGCCTTCGCCAACACCATGGTCGCTACCGCGATGGCTGCGCTGGCTTGGCTGTTCGCTGAATGGCTGATCAAGGGCAAGCCCTCGATGCTGGGTGCTGCGTCGGGTGCTGTTGCTGGCCTCGTTGCAATCACCCCGGCTTGTGGCTTCGTCGGCATCATGGGCGCACTGATCATCGGCCTCGCTGCCGGCCTGATCTGCCTGTGGGGCGTCAATGGCCTGAAGAAGCTGCTTGGTGCGGATGACGCGCTCGATGTGTTCGGCGTGCATGGCGTCGGCGGCATCCTGGGTGCCATCCTGACCGGCGTGTTCGCGGATCCGGCCCTCGGTGGCGCAGGCGTCATCGACTATGTGGCCAACAAGGTCGGCGACTACAGCATCTCGGCGCAGGTCACGAGCCAGCTGTGGGCCGTTGGCACCACGGTGATTTGGTCGGGTGTTGTGTCCTTGGTTGCGTACAAGCTGGTCGACCTCTTCATCGGCCTGCGTGTCGCGGAAGACGAAGAGCGCGAGGGCCTGGACATTGCCTCGCACGGCGAATCGGCCTATCACAACTGA
- the glnK gene encoding P-II family nitrogen regulator, whose translation MKFVTAIIKPFKLDEVREALSAIGVQGITVTEVKGFGRQKGHTELYRGAEYVVDFLPKVKIEIAIADDLLDQVIEAVEKAASTGKIGDGKIFVFDLEQAIRIRTGETGAEAL comes from the coding sequence ATGAAATTCGTCACCGCCATCATCAAGCCGTTCAAGCTTGACGAGGTGCGCGAGGCCCTCAGCGCGATCGGCGTGCAGGGCATCACCGTCACCGAGGTCAAGGGCTTCGGCCGTCAGAAGGGTCACACCGAGCTGTATCGCGGCGCAGAGTACGTCGTCGACTTTCTGCCCAAGGTGAAGATCGAAATCGCAATCGCCGACGACCTGCTCGACCAGGTCATCGAAGCGGTCGAGAAGGCCGCCAGCACCGGCAAGATCGGTGACGGAAAGATCTTCGTCTTCGATCTCGAACAGGCTATCCGCATCCGCACCGGCGAGACCGGCGCTGAAGCGCTCTAA
- a CDS encoding TorF family putative porin, translating to MTEIEMRKTLIATALIAGFAASGSAMAEEAKAPYTLTGNFTLASEYIYRGITQTNHKPAIQGGIDFAHESGIYLGTWASNISWLSDAGGISAPIEMDFYGGYKGTAGDFGYDVGLLQYYYPGTYPDGFTSPNTLEGYVAGSYKWITLKGSYSFTNLFGAKAPNGDKTSGSYYLDATGTFPVAEGVNLVAHVGYQSVKGFDDASYTDYKLGGTADALGLTFGLFYSGTNAKGDAGEFYHNAFDKDMGAGRVLFTVGKTL from the coding sequence ATGACGGAGATTGAAATGCGCAAGACCCTGATCGCTACCGCCCTGATCGCTGGCTTTGCCGCTTCCGGTTCGGCCATGGCCGAAGAAGCCAAGGCGCCCTACACGCTGACCGGAAACTTCACGCTGGCCTCGGAATACATCTATCGCGGGATCACGCAGACCAACCACAAGCCTGCCATTCAGGGCGGCATCGACTTTGCGCACGAGAGCGGCATCTACCTCGGCACCTGGGCGTCGAACATTAGCTGGCTGTCCGATGCAGGCGGTATCAGCGCCCCGATCGAGATGGACTTCTACGGTGGCTACAAGGGCACGGCCGGTGACTTCGGTTACGACGTCGGCCTGCTGCAGTACTACTACCCGGGCACCTACCCGGATGGCTTCACCAGCCCGAACACGCTGGAAGGCTACGTGGCCGGCAGCTACAAGTGGATCACGCTGAAGGGCTCGTACTCCTTCACCAACCTGTTTGGCGCCAAGGCCCCGAACGGTGACAAGACCAGCGGCAGCTACTACCTTGATGCAACGGGCACCTTCCCGGTTGCCGAGGGTGTGAACCTGGTTGCCCACGTCGGTTACCAGAGCGTCAAGGGCTTCGATGACGCGTCCTACACCGACTACAAGCTGGGCGGTACCGCCGATGCGCTGGGCCTGACCTTCGGCCTCTTCTACAGCGGCACCAACGCCAAGGGCGACGCGGGCGAGTTCTATCACAACGCGTTTGACAAGGACATGGGCGCTGGCCGCGTCCTCTTCACCGTAGGCAAGACTCTCTAA
- a CDS encoding accessory factor UbiK family protein yields the protein MEPPKFVDEIQKKVAELLESSPARDIERNAKAAFASVLGKMDLVTREEFDVQREVLARAREQLVRLEARVIELEAELARSKAGNENK from the coding sequence ATGGAGCCGCCCAAGTTCGTCGATGAGATCCAGAAGAAAGTAGCGGAACTGCTCGAGAGCAGCCCCGCGCGGGACATCGAACGCAACGCGAAGGCAGCGTTTGCATCGGTGCTGGGCAAGATGGATCTGGTGACGCGCGAGGAATTCGACGTTCAGCGCGAGGTGCTTGCGCGCGCACGTGAACAATTGGTGCGACTGGAAGCCCGCGTCATCGAACTGGAAGCCGAACTCGCCCGCAGCAAGGCCGGCAACGAAAATAAGTGA